One Candidatus Nitrotoga arctica genomic window, GGGAATGATATAGGGCGACCAGTGTTTGTAGACCACGTGATGAAAGTTCCAATGGCATCTTATGAGTTTGGGCGCGGCGCATAAGGAAACGCAAGTTTGCGCATAGCTTCCGCTAACTGAAAAAGGAGTTCTAAAATGAAAAAGTATATTTCCACTTTGCTGTTGTCAGTCGCTGCACTTACTGGATGCGCTACATCCTCGACCCAAACATCTGCTGACATCGATTTGATGAAGCATCAGTTGGCTGATATTAAAAACACCAAGCAACTTGAAAAGACAAATCTCGAAAACTTCGATGATTTGGACTTCAATGTCTATAGCGGCCAAAAATGGGATCAGTTCTATAAGAGCCACGGCAAAGACATCGTCGTTCACTATCCGGATGGCAGTGTGACAAAAGGGCTGGACTCTCACATCGAGCAACTTAAACCGATGTTTGTATTTGCACCTGATACCCATATTAACGAGCATCCAATTCGCATTGCATCCGGAGAGTGGACGGCAGTCCAGGGTGAGTTGATTGGAACCTTTACTCGTCCCATGCCGATCGGAAACGAGAAGACGATTGCGCCTACCGGTAAGACGTTCAAGCTCACAATGGTGACCATTGGGCATTGGAAAAACGGTGTCATGGACGAAGAATGGTTAGCGTGGGACAACCAATCCTTCATGAAGCAAATCGGGTTGGCTCAATAAAGCATCGGGTTGGTTCAATAAGCGATAAACATGGTGCAGCGCGTATTGGTGTGACAGCTGGGGCTGACGGCATCGGAAAAGAGACCACCGTCGTGCGCCTTGTGCTTTTATGCGGACTCGTGCCCGAAGGAGACTCAAGCTGCACAACGGTGAGTCAACCGGTTCAGCAATCAAGCTCTTGTCCACTGGCTTGACTACTGAAGTTTGAACGAAATTAAAGATATTAGGAGAATGCCATGCCCCTGTCTCGCAAGATCAGCCGCGTCGTGACGGTTCCGCCGATCGGGCCCGGATTCGCGGGGCCCGCGCACACCGCCGCTGCGGTGATTCCCCCGGGTGACTTCGAAGCGACCGACCCCTTCTTCCTGATGATGGACGACCGCATCAGCGTAGCTGGTCAGATGGGCGGCGAGCACCCACATGCCGGACTGGAGACGGTAACTTTCATGCTCAGCGGCACGATGGAGGACCTGGGTGGAAAGCTCCTCGAAGGCGACGTGGAATGGATGACTGCGGGCCGGGGCATCATTCACGCGGAGAAAGCGGTCGTCTCGGAAGGCATGCGCCTCCTGCAATTGTGGGTAGTCCTGCCGGAGAACCAACGGCACATTGCGCCTCGCGTCCAGCTGCTCGCCCGAGATCGAATGCCGGTACGGCAAGAGCCTGGGAGCGAGGCCCGGCTCTATAGTGGGCGCTCGGGCGGGCTAGAGGCTGCCACGATCAATGCGATCCCTGTTACGTCGATTGACATCAGAAACGTTCAAGCGCCAAATGAACAGGACTTTGCCGACGTGGGTCGCTTGTTGACGCAGTCGACTACTCCGAATCACCCAATTTTTAGGAGACTTTATGAGAACAGGTTTGCGACCAGTGTCGTCTTTCCCGCTTCTAATCGGGAGTGTGATCATGGCAGTCATGCCGGCAGGCGCGCAGGAGCCGCAACGCGGGGCTCCCGCGGTTCAACCAGGCAGATTGACTCGGGTCGGGACGATCGACGAGCGCTTCCAGTCCTATAACGTCGAGATGCTGGAGGTGACCGGCGGCAAATTCTGGAAGCCGTACAAGGAGATTGGGAAGCCGGCGGCGCAACCCTCCGCGGCGTCAGGCAGGGAGGCCCAGAGCGGCGATACGCCGGCCGGAATGAGCGCCGACCTCTACCAGCATCGCCCACCGCTCGCCCTTACCAACCGGCGACTGCGCGCCATGGCTCGGGCGCTCGGTCCAGCCTACATGCGGATCAGCGGCACCTGGGCCAACACGACCTATTTCGCCGATACGGACACGCCGCCCAAGAACCCACCCCAGGGTTATGGCAGCGTGCTCACGCGCCAGCAGTGGTTGGGGGCGATCGACTTTTCACGCGCGGTAGACGCGCCTATTGTCACGTCGATGCCGATCGGAACAGGCACGCGCGGGGCGGACGGGCTCTGGCGGCCCGACCAGGCCCGCCGCTGGCTTGCCTTCACCAAGGCAAATGGCGGAACGATCGCCGCGGCCGAGTTCTTCAACGAGCCCACGATGGCTTCGATGGGCGGCGCTCCCAAAGGCTATGACGCAGCGGCGTTCGGACGTGACTTCCGCGGATTCGAGCCTTTCATGCGAAAGGAGTACCCGGGCACCAAGCTTCTCGGCCCCGGGTCCGTTGGAGAGGCGAACGCTGATTGGGCCGTCGCCGCGGGCGGATACGGGAACATGGAGGTGCTGCCCGCGGCCGAGCTCGCTGCTTCGACGAGGAACGCCGACGCCTTCTCCTACCACCACTATGGAGCGGTCTCGCAGCGATGCGCGGCCATGGGCCAGCAGACCAGCGCCGACCAGGCGCTATCCGAGGACTGGCTCGGCCGCACCGACCAGACGCTCGCTTTCTATCGCGGCGTGCGCGACAAGGCCATGCCGGGCAAGCATTTCTGGAACACGGAGACGGCGGACACGGCCTGCGGCGGCAATCCTTGGGCCGGCACCTTCCTGGACACTTTTCGCTACCTCGACCAACTCGGCCGGCTCGCTCGTCAGGAGGTGGACGTCGTCATGCACAACACGCTGGTCGCCAGCGATTACGGACTCCTGGACGAAAACAGCTTCGCGCCCAAGCCCAAGTTCTGGGGCGCCTTGCTGTGGCGCAAACTGATGGGAACCACCGTGCTCGACTCGGGCGTTCCGATCGCTGCCGGCCTCCATGTCTATGCACACTGCCTACGCGTGGTGCCGTCCGGGGTCGCGCTGATGGTGATCAATACCGACAAGAACATGGCTGGCGCGATGAACGTTCCGGCCCCGGCGTTGCGCTACACGCTGCGCGCGACGGAGCTGCAGGGCACCCATGTCGAATTGAACGGCAAGGTGCTCGAGCTCGGACACAATGACGCGCTGCCCGCGCTTACCGGGATCCCTATTCCCGCCGGGGACGTTTCGTTCGAGCCGGCGTCGATCACGTTTTTGGCGCTTCCGAATGCGTCCAATGACGCTTGCCGCTAGCTAAGCTAAACCCAATCAGGATCCCCCAGCTACTGCCACGGGCCCCTGGGCATCTACAAGGAGAATGCCATGCCCCTGTCTCGCAAGATCAGCCGCGTCGTGACGGTTCCGCCGATCGGGCCCGGATTCGCGGGGCCCGCGCACACCGCCGCTGCGGTGATTCCCCCGGGTGACTTCGAAGTGACCGATCCCTTCTTCCTGATGATGGACGACCGCATCAGCGTAGCTGGTCAGATGGGCGGCGAGCATCCACATGCCGGACTGGAGACGGTAACTTTCATACTCAGCGGCACTATGGAGGACTTGGGTGGAAAGCTCCTCGAAGGCGACGTGGAATGGATGACTGCGGGCCGCGGCATCATTCACGCGGAGAAAGCGGTAGTCTCGGAAGGCATGCGCCTCCTGCAATTGTGGGTGGTTCTGCCGGAGAACCAACGGCACATTGCGCCTCGCGTCCAGCTACTTGCCCGAGATCGAATGCCGGTACGGCAAGAGCCTGGGGTCGAGGCCCGACTCTACAGTGGGCGCTCGGGCGGGCTGGAGGCTGCCACGATCAATGCGGTCCCTATTACGCTGCTGGACATTCGACTGCAGGCAGGTGCCTCTTTCGGACAGGAGCTCCCTTCGTCCTATAACGGGTTCCTCTTTGTCTTGGAGGGCGCCCTGACCGCTGGCGATCCATCGGTGGGGATCGCCGCGGGTCAAGTGGGCTGGTTGGATCGGGTGTCGAAAGTCGGCGACAGCATCCTCAACATCCGCTCCGGCATGGACGCCACTCGAGTCCTGCTCTACGCAGGTGCGCCTCAGAACATCACCCTCGCATCGCGCGGCCCCTTCATTGCAGGGTCGGAGGCCGAGCTATCCCAATATTTTGCTGAGTTTCATCGCGGAGGGTTCGCTCGGGCGAGCGCCATGCGAATACGATCCTGACGCGCGGCGCTCGATGGACGCTGTTTTGGGTCCCATGCAGGAAAAAAATGGAGATATTTCGATGAATCGTTCACGCAGGAAATGATGCAATGGGCAAGCGCTGGCCTTGCAACCGCCGCGCTGGGGACGCCGCGCACTTTGCTCGTGCAATTGCTCGAGGAGGCCAGGACCGCGGCCCTGACGCTCGTCCGCAAGGGTGTCGATCGCGAGCTCAACGTCATCAACATCGACCTGCTCGAGCTGGAGGCGAAGAAGGTCTACACCGATGCGGTCTATGCCTTTGTCGCGAACGGGTCCGGAAAGAACTGGACACTCAACGAGAATCAACGGGCGTGGGGCGATTGGGCCTTCACGCCGCACCGCATGGGCGGTGTCGTGCGCGACAGGATCGACACTCCGTAACGCTGCTGGGAGAGAAACTCCCTCATCCCATTCTGATTACACTCTTTGGCAGCCATGGCCTGCACCATCCGGCGGGCGAAGTGGCCACTGCGCAAGGCGCAGCCAAGTCGGGGGCGTGTCGAGCGCATCGACTCAGTCCATGGAGGAAATCGTCAAGGCGTCGGCATCCCCCAAGTGGTTCCAGATGTACCTCAACGTCGACGAGGGGCTCTCGCGCGAGATCCTGCAACGCGCGCGCGCCGCGGGATACAAGGCGATCATCCACACCGTCGATGCCATTGGACAAGGTTCCTCGGACGAATACATTCGCCACAATTAAGGCGCGGCCCTGGTTGCCCTATGGAAATTTCAAGGCCGGCAGCGCCAATACCTTCAAGACCAATCTCACCTGGAAGGACACCGAAATGATCCGCCAGGTCACCGGGCTGCCGGTCGTAGTAAAGGGCATCACCCGCCCTGAAGACGCGGTGGCCGCGATCAAAGCGGGCGCCGCGGCGATCCAGGTTTCCAATCACGGAGGGAGGGCGCTCGACGGCACGCCGGCGAGCATCACCGTCCTGCCCAGGATCGCCGACGCCGTGAAAGGCGACGTTCCAATCATCCTCGACAGTGGTATCCGGCGCGGTACGGACATCGTGAAAGCGCTCGCGCTCGGAGCCAGCGCAGTCGTCGTTGGCCGGCCCGTAATGTACGCGCTCGTTCTTGGCGGCGCCTCGGGCGCGGATAGCGTCATCAAATTCCTGCGCGAGGAGCTAGTCGACTCGATGCTGCATTGCGGCGTGTCGAGGTGCGCGGATTTGAACCGAACGCACATTGCATCGACACTTAGGGCTGGACGTGACGTCTTGTGATGAGGTCGTGATCCAGCAGAAGGGGCCCGGGGCTGCTGGCTACATTGATCCGCAGGCAGCCGGTGCCGGGGAATGCCCATGACTGATGCGAACCTGAAATGGCTGATCCTCCCGTCGACGGCGGCCGCGATCACTGCCTGGGGGAAACCGGGGCGGATATCACGCTCGTCGAATATGGCAGCCTCGACTGCCCTTATTGCCGTGGCGCGCATGAAGTCGTCGCCAGCCTGCGCGATCGTTTCGGCGACCGGATGCGCTATGTCTTCCGCCACCGCTCCATCATGGGCGACGACATCGCGCGCGAAGGCGCCGATTTCGCCGAGTACGCGCACCAGAGCCGGTTAGTACTGGGAGGCCCACGACGCGCTGATGAAACTCGGTCCAGCGCTCGCGCCGGAACATTTCGACGTCACGGCGGTGCGGCTCGGTCTGCCTCCGCGCGAGGGACAAGGCGCTGAGGCCTGGCGCCGGGCCCGGGCGAAAGTCGAGGACGACATCACGAGCGCGCGGCGCAGCGGCGTGATCGTGGCGCCGACTTTCTTCATCAACGGCCGGCGCTACGAGGGACCCTGGGACGAGAACGCGCTCATCGAGGCATCCTCGGCTCGCTCGGCCACCACCATGCAGAGCGCCGCCCTGAATTTCGCGCGGTGGGCGCCTTCCACCGGCCTGCTGCTCCTGCTCGCAACGCTGCTCGCCGTCGTCCTCACCAATTCGCCGCTGGGGCCGGAGTTCGAGGCTCTCTGGCGCATGCCATTCGGCCTGCTGGCCGGCGAGTCCGCGTTTCGCATGCCGCTGCGCGACTGGATCAACGACGGTCTTCTCACCATATTCTTCCTCGTCATTGGCCT contains:
- a CDS encoding ester cyclase — its product is MKKYISTLLLSVAALTGCATSSTQTSADIDLMKHQLADIKNTKQLEKTNLENFDDLDFNVYSGQKWDQFYKSHGKDIVVHYPDGSVTKGLDSHIEQLKPMFVFAPDTHINEHPIRIASGEWTAVQGELIGTFTRPMPIGNEKTIAPTGKTFKLTMVTIGHWKNGVMDEEWLAWDNQSFMKQIGLAQ
- a CDS encoding pirin family protein, with product MGGEHPHAGLETVTFMLSGTMEDLGGKLLEGDVEWMTAGRGIIHAEKAVVSEGMRLLQLWVVLPENQRHIAPRVQLLARDRMPVRQEPGSEARLYSGRSGGLEAATINAIPVTSIDIRNVQAPNEQDFADVGRLLTQSTTPNHPIFRRLYENRFATSVVFPASNRECDHGSHAGRRAGAATRGSRGSTRQIDSGRDDRRALPVL
- a CDS encoding pirin family protein; the protein is MPLSRKISRVVTVPPIGPGFAGPAHTAAAVIPPGDFEVTDPFFLMMDDRISVAGQMGGEHPHAGLETVTFILSGTMEDLGGKLLEGDVEWMTAGRGIIHAEKAVVSEGMRLLQLWVVLPENQRHIAPRVQLLARDRMPVRQEPGVEARLYSGRSGGLEAATINAVPITLLDIRLQAGASFGQELPSSYNGFLFVLEGALTAGDPSVGIAAGQVGWLDRVSKVGDSILNIRSGMDATRVLLYAGAPQNITLASRGPFIAGSEAELSQYFAEFHRGGFARASAMRIRS
- a CDS encoding alpha-hydroxy acid oxidase: MPYGNFKAGSANTFKTNLTWKDTEMIRQVTGLPVVVKGITRPEDAVAAIKAGAAAIQVSNHGGRALDGTPASITVLPRIADAVKGDVPIILDSGIRRGTDIVKALALGASAVVVGRPVMYALVLGGASGADSVIKFLREELVDSMLHCGVSRCADLNRTHIASTLRAGRDVL
- a CDS encoding DsbA family protein, yielding MADPPVDGGRDHCLGETGADITLVEYGSLDCPYCRGAHEVVASLRDRFGDRMRYVFRHRSIMGDDIAREGADFAEYAHQSRLVLGGPRRADETRSSARAGTFRRHGGAARSASARGTRR